GAAGTGTCGACAAGGTTTTCGCCATGTTCAGATCATCTGCTCCATCATAAACATAATGTTGTAATCGAGAAATGGACCATTCAGGAAGCGGGCGTTCAATAATCTCAAGTGTATCACCAGCCTTAATCTCACCTTCTTGCAGAACGCGGTAGAACCAACCAGTCCGCCCCGTTGCCTGTGTTCGCCGCGACATGCCTTTGTTATGGAACCTGTGATTCAATTTGAAGCATGGCTGACGAAATTGACTGACTTCCAGAATAGCGCTTCCCACTGCAACCTTGTCGCCTATGCAAATTTCCCTTTCTGATAGGCCTGATGTAACAAAATTCTCACCAAAACCGCCTGCTACAAAATAATCTGCACTGTTTGGGAGGTCTTGTTTCCAATGGACATAGTGATCACGGTTATAATGAAGGATGGCACGATCTGGACCGCCGTGGTAGGCCAAGTCAACCTGAACATCACCTTCGATTCCCAAAGATGTAATTCGGATAGTGTGATCAGTCGTCTTCTTATCAATGGCTGATTTTATACCTGAATGACCAAGTAGCGAAGGGGTGCCTGTTCGCACTTCTTCCAGAATAATTTTGGGCAGCTTATTTTTATCGTCCATATATATCCTTTAGCAAACAGTTTAATAGACCTCGTTGAACGACAAAACTTTGGACAAAGCAACGGTCTATTAGCAAAATTTATGGGTTTCAACGTTCTTGCGAACCAGAGATTGGTGTTTAGGCGCTTTATTTTCTTGTAAAATTCATTACAGTTTCTGCAGACACAAGCAGAATAAACAAGGCCATAGCCTAAATAGCTAAAAGGGTAATTCTGATTGTAGCAAATATCGATAGGATATTAAATCATAATAATGAATTTTTTCTTCTAATTTTCAGCTAAGTTTTTTTTGATAAAATATAACTTATTTACTATTTAGTGGTTATTCGTATGAATAAACTTAAAACGGGTAGTTTACTTGCAGTAGTATCTGGGTTTATTGCAACTAGGTTTTATGGTGAAAAATGACAAGTAAACACTCAAGCCTTAAACCTATTCTTAAATAATTCGCCTTAAATATTAGGGTAGCTATATATGAACTCTGATTATATAAGTCAAGTTGGAAGATCAACATTTTATGTAGAGAACACCCATACAAATAACTACGGTGATATTCAAGGAAAACGTGTAAGCATAGAGAACAACAAAAATAAACCTATTGAACTATACATCAATGCAACGCAACAAAATAACCGAGGCTCTTTTCCTGTACAAAAAAAGCCGCTATCAGTAAGCCTTAATAAAAGCCTGATGAGTGACGAAAAGGCAGCAATATTAATCCAATCTTTTTATAAAGGATATAAAATAAGGCAGGCAATACAGACTAGTTCAGTTAGTCCAGGGGTGATTCATACACGAATAAATGCTGATAACCAAATGTTAAAAAGAATAGGAATAGAAAGGTTTGATCAAAGCAGGGGGAATAGAAAAATAGATTATTTCTCATTAAATCATAAACAGTTTTCAGGCGGGGTTTATGGTGGGGAAAAATTATACAACCCTGTTAAAACTTCAGGAGAGGAGTTATTTAAAGTTTTTTCTAAAGATAACTCATCAAACGCCGTAGTGTTCATCAATGGTTCCTTCTTTAATATGAGTAAATTAGCATCTCCAGAAAAACCTGAGACTGCAACAATAGGTGAGTCATCAATTACCGCTATAAAAGTATGTACTGTCAAAGTACCTAGTGGTTATGAAAATGACTACAGCATTCTTAAATTCAATAATGGCTCATATATTAGCGTTGCTCCTATATTAGGTAAAAACAATGAAGCTCAATTCCTTGAAAACAAACTCACAGACGCAAAGTATCAATATACACGCGTCACTGGCTTGCCCGGAAAACTAGGCCATTCTAGTGATCCCAATCCAAGAGCAGCAATAAGCCTGCCAGAAAACCAAGACAATACGGAAAGTAATGATTCAAGAGTCAGGCTAGTAGTCGGCCGAGCAGATGGAAGAGGAAAGAACTCTAACGGATACACTATGCCAGAGTGGTCAACCTTCATGACTAGACTAGATAAATTAAATAACACGCCAAGTCGCTCCTATAACCTTGATGGAGGAGGGTCAGTAGCGATAGGAATAATAAATAGTAATGGAGAAAAGATTAGTCTTATCACACAATCTTCTTCTGGAAGATCTATCGCAAACTTTATCGGTTTTTCTAAAAAATAAAAAACATTCGTTGTATGCTTGGTGACATATTCCCCTTATTTTTTTCTTGTATATAATTTGTTTACCCACATGCTATGCTACTAAGTAGTGAAGTCATTTAATTATAAACAGTTACACACTTTTTGGAGTTTGTGATGAGCAAGGTCGTAGAGGCATATAAACAGCTGGTTGAATACTACAAAGAACAAGCTGCAAAGGGGTTTGAAGTAGCGTTAGAAACGCCAGGAAAAAGCGGCTGTACTCAAGAGGAAATTAATGAACTTGAAAGCGAGCTTGGATACTCAATCCATAAGGAATTAAAAGACTTTATGTTATTTGATTATCCAGATAAAGGCACGTTATCGATATGGTTTCTTGGGATGGAAGCATTTGAAGACGAGAAATTCTCAGCAGGTTACGAAACCGAACTTTACCCATTCCCAGATGGAATGATCTCAATGTTAAAAAGTTGTCTTGAAGTAAAGGAACAATTTGAAGAAGATATTGAAGATGGGCTGTTTGCCCCTGAAGATAGTAGGCTAAAACACGGTTACTTCAATAACAAGTGGATACCCATTGGCTCAAATATACTTTCAAACTGCCTTTTTATTGATTTAGACCCATCAAACAAAGGTAAGATAGGACAAATAATTCTTGGTCCAGGTGAGGATAGTTCTGCCCAGGTCATTAGTGATAGTTTGGCAGACTTTTTCGCTTTCATTCTAGATTGTCACCAATCAGGTAAAGACTGGATTGATACCGCGTATGATAATTTTGAAGAAAGCGAGTTCTACATAGAGGAAGACGAGGGCGATTATGATTGTGAACCTGAAATGTCGCTTGAAGAAGAACAAAAAATTCTGGCGCAGATATCAAGCAACATAGGTATCAGTATTAATGACCTGATATTTTTGACAGAAGAAGACGAAGATATCATGAATATACCAATCGATACTTTTATTAGGCGAGGTAATATCATACTGAAAGCAAATTTGGAGTCATACATTGATGAGAACACGCCTGCAATCAGCCTTGCTCTTGAGCCCT
The nucleotide sequence above comes from Spartinivicinus poritis. Encoded proteins:
- a CDS encoding phosphodiester glycosidase family protein yields the protein MNSDYISQVGRSTFYVENTHTNNYGDIQGKRVSIENNKNKPIELYINATQQNNRGSFPVQKKPLSVSLNKSLMSDEKAAILIQSFYKGYKIRQAIQTSSVSPGVIHTRINADNQMLKRIGIERFDQSRGNRKIDYFSLNHKQFSGGVYGGEKLYNPVKTSGEELFKVFSKDNSSNAVVFINGSFFNMSKLASPEKPETATIGESSITAIKVCTVKVPSGYENDYSILKFNNGSYISVAPILGKNNEAQFLENKLTDAKYQYTRVTGLPGKLGHSSDPNPRAAISLPENQDNTESNDSRVRLVVGRADGRGKNSNGYTMPEWSTFMTRLDKLNNTPSRSYNLDGGGSVAIGIINSNGEKISLITQSSSGRSIANFIGFSKK
- a CDS encoding SMI1/KNR4 family protein, which codes for MSKVVEAYKQLVEYYKEQAAKGFEVALETPGKSGCTQEEINELESELGYSIHKELKDFMLFDYPDKGTLSIWFLGMEAFEDEKFSAGYETELYPFPDGMISMLKSCLEVKEQFEEDIEDGLFAPEDSRLKHGYFNNKWIPIGSNILSNCLFIDLDPSNKGKIGQIILGPGEDSSAQVISDSLADFFAFILDCHQSGKDWIDTAYDNFEESEFYIEEDEGDYDCEPEMSLEEEQKILAQISSNIGISINDLIFLTEEDEDIMNIPIDTFIRRGNIILKANLESYIDENTPAISLALEPFAFPLDSMDFTRKGTKELLHIFISVSDKVIPILKKSDPVIQHFAQIIVSVCCKSCFFAGRFNEVLDFIGYVDEPTKKIVGYNLDKQKAIDASVKEKIKQLL